One window from the genome of Diceros bicornis minor isolate mBicDic1 chromosome 1, mDicBic1.mat.cur, whole genome shotgun sequence encodes:
- the LOC131419541 gene encoding olfactory receptor 2G2-like, whose product MGMERSTNESKLTGFILLGFSDYPQLQEALFVVVFILYLLTIVGNTTIILVSRLEPKLHTPMYFFLSHLSFLDLCIPSSVIPQLLVNLWDPMKAITYTGCMVQLYVSLALGSTECVLLAVMSYDRYVAVCRPLQYTALMHHCLCVTLASLAWLSGVATTLIQSTLTLQLPFCGHHQVDHFFCEVPVLIKLACVDTTFNEAELFVASVLFLIVPVSFILVSYGYIAQAVLKIKSASGRKKAFGTCSSHLMVVIIFYGTIIFMYLQPAKSRSKDQGKFVSLCYTVVTPMLNPLIYTLRNKDVKGALRKVLGKILGVNFT is encoded by the coding sequence atggggatggagaggagtaCCAATGAGAGCAAGCTGACAGGTTTTATCCTGTTGGGGTTTTCTGATTATCCTCAGTTACAGGAGGCTCTATTTGTGGTCGTCTTCATCTTGTACTTACTAACCATTGTGGGGAACACCACCATCATTCTAGTATCTCGTCTGGAACCCAAGCTTCATACACCaatgtatttcttcctttctcatctcTCCTTCCTGGACCTCTGCATTCCCAGCAGTGTTATTCCGCAGCTTCTGGTAAACTTGTGGGATCCCATGAAAGCCATCACCTACACTGGCTGCATGGTTCAGCTCTATGTCTCCCTTGCCCTAGGATCTACTGAGTGTGTCCTCCTGGCTGTGATGTCCTATGATCGCTATGTCGCCGTCTGCCGTCCCCTCCAGTACACTGCCTTAATGCATCACTGTCTCTGTGTGACCCTGGCTTCGTTGGCGTGGCTCAGTGGGGTGGCCACCACCCTCATACAATCCACTCTCACCCTGCAGCTGCCCTTCTGTGGGCATCACCAAGTGGATCATTTCTTCTGTGAGGTCCCTGTGCTCATCAAGTTGGCTTGTGTGGACACCACTTTCAATGAGGCTGAGCTCTTTGTGGCTAGTGTCTTATTCCTTATAGTGCCTGTCTCCTTCATCTTGGTCTCCTACGGCTACATTGCCCAAGCAGTTTTGAAGATCAAGTCAGCCAGTGgaagaaagaaagcatttgggacctgctcctcccacctgatggtTGTCATCATCTTCTATGGAACCATCATCTTCATGTATCTGCAGCCAGCCAAGAGTCGATCCAAGGACCAGGGGAAGTTTGTCTCCCTCTGCTACACCGTGGTCACCCCCATGCTCAACCCTCTTATCTATACTCTGAGGAACAAAGACGTTAAGGGCGCACTGAGGAAAGTTCTAGGGAAGATTCTGGGAGTAAATTTTACATGa